CCATAGGCCAGCAGAATCTCGGTCTCGCTGATGCCGCCGGGATAAAGGATGATCTGGCCCGGCGCGGGATAACTGGTGTGGTTTTCATAGCCGACGCCGAAGTCGAGATCGCCGAGCGGAAGCCAGACCGCCTCACCGCTCCAGCGGACATGGACCATCTGGCTTTCGAAGGGCATCGCGCGGCGAAACGCTGCACAGGTCTTCGGCGCCAATTGTTCCTCGAAACGCGCGTCGAACGTGAAGTCGCCGGCGCGGACAATGAGTTGGCTCATGGGATGGCTTTCCTGCTCCTCGAGGTGAGGATCAGATTGCAGCCACCGCGCAATCAGGCAAGATTATTTTTGTCGCTGCAAATGCCGAAGAGAACGCCGTCCCTGGCGAAACATCGAAAAATCCGGCTGAGGCCTCGAAAGCGCGCGGCTATTTCACCAGCTTCAGCACGGCGCGCCGGCGCTGGCTGCCAGGCGATTTCGGATCGTTCGACCGCTCCGCCGCGTCGTCATCCGGCGTCATCGCATCGCACAGCGCTTTGAGATCCGAATCCGGAATCTTGCTGAGGTCGATCCGTAGGTCGAGAATCGCCAGCGACACCAGTTTGGCCGTCTCCGGACGGCCGCCCTTGACCAGCGCCGCCCGGCACTGTTCGAGCGTTGCAAGAATCGAATGCAGTCGTACTTCCGAATTAGCCACCAGCGTTCTTTCCGTAACCGAGCTTGCGAGGTAGAGTGGAGGCGATCCAGTTGGTCGTTTCATACACCTCTCCATAAAGTCCCGATATTCGCGATACGGCCCGATGGATGTCGTCCGCCGAAATGTCGTCGAGAGCATGACTGGCCGACGCGTCACACAGAAAAGTAACCTCGTGGTTGCGGTGGAAGGCCAGCCGCCGCGGCTTCGCCAGGTCCTCCTGCAGCATATCCACAAAAGCGACGATTGGGACGCTGGAGCAGTTGGCGAAGGTCCGCAGGCTGACGGCTGACGTCATTTGGGGCCCCTTTTGGGGTCGGAAGGCCAGCCTGACGGTATCAGGGGGTTCCGGAGGGAGGTCTGCGGGGTAAGCATAAGCGACAGAATCCGGGGACGGAAACCCGCAGTGGTTGTAGTTTCGGACATACTCTGCCAAGATTAGCGCGCAGAAAGGACGATGTATGCGTCTGGTCGTGGAAAGGGGCGTTCCACAGGAGGAACACCCAAAGGTCGCCATAGGCAGTCTCACCGACTGGGACGCCGCCAGGGTTTTCCTGGAGGTGGTCCGCTGCGGCAGCTTCAGGTCCGCGGCCGAGCGGCTCGACCTGTCCATCAACGTCGTGCGCCGGCGCATCGACGATTTCGAGCGCCAGGTCGGCGCCACCCTGTTCACGCGCGACGTTCACGGCACAAGGCTGACCGACGAAGGCTCGCTGGTCGTTTCCGCGGTGGAGCGCATGGAGGCCGCGTCGTTCGATCTGGTGCGCGCCGGCAATTCCGTCACCAATACGCTATCGGGGGAAGTCCGCGTAGCCGTCACCGAAGGTCTCGGCACCTTCTGGCTGGCCCCGCGCCTGGTCGAATTCCAGCAATCGTTCCCGAATATCCTGGTCGATCTGCACTGCGCGATGCGATCCGCCGACGTATCGCGGCATGAGGCCGACATTGCGATCCACCTGTCGCGGCCGGCCGCGCTCGACGTCAAGCTGGTCCGGCTTGGCCGCATGCACCTGATGTTCTTTGCCGGCGAGAAATACATCGAGAAATTCGGCGCGCCGAAAACCACGGAAGAGCTGGTCAAGCACCGGCTGGTGATGCAGGTCGCCGATGAAATCGCCGCCAAGGAAACGTTCGAAAGCTGGTTTCCCGGCTATTCGCAGCGGGACTTGCTGGTGATGAAAACCAACGTCAGCAGCGCCCACTACTGGGCCGTCGCCAACGGCGCGGGGATCGGCGTGTTTCCGACGTACGGCTACGCACTCGGCGGCAAGATCGTGCCGCTTGAGATTCCGTTGCGCCAGCCGTTCGACATCTGGCTCTCCTACCATCCCGGCAACGGCCGCATCCCCCGGGTGCGGCGGATGATCGACTGGCTGGTGGAGGCTTTCAATCCCGTGAGATTCCCGTGGTTCAAGGACGAATTCGTCCATCCATGCGAATTTGACGCGGTATACAAGGGTGAATCCCTGACCCATTTATTCGGGGGCTTCTCGACCGACGAAGGACGGTAAAGGCAGGATGATGAAATCAGCAGCGAAGAAAATGAAGCAGCGCAGTGCTGGAAAACCGGACATCGAATTGGGCAAGCGAATCCGGCTGCGGCGCGTTGAGCAGAAGATCTCGCAGGCGGAACTTGGCGACAAACTCGGCGTCAGCTTCCAACAGGTGCAGAAGTACGAGAAGGGCGTCAACCGTGTCGGCGCCGCCCGTCTTCAAGCCATCGCCACTGCGCTCGATGTCCCCGTCACCTTCTTCTATGACGGTGACGGCAAGGCGCGGGAGGTCGAAAGCCTGCTGTTCCTCGATAGCGCGTTCAGCCTCCGGTTGCTGCGGGCTTACAGCAAGATCAAGGACCAGACCGTGCAGCGTCAGCTGGTGTCCTTGATGGAATCGATCGCCGCGAACGAAGACTAGCCGTTGCAAACCCTTGGGGTTCCCTTGGAGTTCTCCTTGGGGTTCGCAGCGCGAGCTTTCGGTTCGCAGCACCGCGGATACGTTCGATCGGCGCAAGCGGATCGGCCGGCAGACCATCGACCTGCCAGGCCACAGGCGGGTCCGGGCGCGACAGGACGAGCCCGACGCCATGGCAAGTGGCTGGCCGTTTGACATCGGGGATGCTCAGCGGCTCCCGGTTGCGGGCCGCAGCCTCGAGCAAGCTGATTGCCGATCCCGCGAAGCGTGACAAGCTGACGACGATTGCGCGCTGGAGCCGCTCTCCCCGGTCCGGCCGGGAGAAACACTCCCATACGGCCGAATGCTCGACTAAATTACTGGCGCGTCCGGCTCCCGCACGGGCGACGACCGGTCCCTTCCTCACGTCCTGAGGCGGGGCCACCTGATACCTCACGAAAGCGCACCGATGCTCGACGCCCCCAAGACAACAGAAAAATCCTTTGCCGACGGCAAGATCCTGCAGAGCGTCAGCGACGGCGTCGGCGTCATCACGTTCAACAATCCGGAAAAGCGCAACGCCATGTCGCTCGACATGTGGGAAGGGCTCGGCCACGCGCTGGTCGAATTGCGCGACGATCCCGAGGTGCGCGTGGTGATCATGGTCGGCGCCGGCGACAAGGCGTTCGTCTCGGGCGCCGATATCAGCCAATTCGAGAAGACCCGCCACAACGCCGAGGCAGGGGAAGAATATGCCAAGAAGAGCGCCGCGCAGCGCGCGCTGCTGGCTGATTATCCGAAGCCGACGATCGCCTGCATCCGCGGCTTCTGCCTCGGCGGCGGCATGCAGGTGGCGATGCTGGCCGATATCCGTATCGCGTCCGACTACAGCCAGTTCGGCATTCCCGCCGCCAGGCTCGGCATCGCCTATGGCTATGACGGCCTGAAGCATCTGGTGTCGCTGGTCGGTCCGTCCTGGGCGCGGCTGTTGATGTACACGGGGATGCGGATCGATGCCGCCGAAGGGTTAAGGATCGGCCTGGTCGATCGCTTGGTATCGGACATCGAGCTGTGGGACGCGACTTTGGAAATCGCCCGCACCATCTCCGGCAACGCCCCGCTCGCGATTCAGGCCGCCAAGATCACCATCGCGCAGGTCTTGAAAGACGAAAGCAAGCGCGACATGGACGCGATCAAGGCGATCGGCAACGCCTGCATGGACTCGGAAGATTTCCGCGAAGGAAGGCGCGCATTCATGGAGAAGCGCAAGCCGCAGTTCAAGGGAAGGTAGATTCCAGACGCTGCGTGGGCTGGATTAGCGCCAGCGTAATCCGCCACCTTTCTTTCAAGCGTCGGCGGATTACGCCTTGCGCAGCTGTGTGACTACCCGACGGGCAAATCAGTTCGCCTTGCGATTATGGCGTGTCCAGTCCCTTTGCGAAAAATATTTCGCTTAACCCGTCGAGGCTGAGCAAGAACTCGGCATTTTGAGGAGTTGATGTACGATTCGGTTCATGACGAATCGCACATTCAAGACCGGCGCGAGCCGGGATCAGACCAGCCTGCTTCCTCCACGGATTGAGGATTATGTCGGGCCGAACAACCCGGTGCGGGCGATCGAGAGCTTTGTGTGTGCCCTCGACCTTGCAAAGCTCGGTTTCCTCCATGCGGCGCGCGGGGCGGACGAGATGGGGCAGCCACCGTACGATCCGGCCGATCTGTTGAAGCTGTATCTGTACGGCTACATCAACCAAGTCAGATCATCGCGCCGGCTGGAACGGGAAGCAGGTCGCAATCTGGAGCTGATCTGGCTGTTGAAGAACCTGAGGCCGGGCTATCGGACGATCGCCAACTTCCGCAAGGAGAACTGGGCAGCGCTGAAGGCCGCGAACCGCAGTTTCGTGCTGCTGCTTCGCGAACTCGATCTGATCGGAGGGAGCCTTGTTGCGCTCGACGGCGCCTTGTTCCACGGCAACGCCAGCAAGGGAAGCATCTTCACGCAAAGGAGGCTGACCAAACAGATCGCCGCCTTGGACAAGGAGATCGAGGCCTATGGCAAGGCTCTCGAAGCCAATGATGCGGAAGAGGCCAAGCAGCGAAGCGACGGTTCGCGGGGCGACGGCAAGGGTGGTAGTGGCGACGTCGGCGAGAAGGTGAAGGAGCTGATGGCCCGGCGCGAACGCGCGCAAGCCGACCTCAAGGACTTGGAGACAAGCAACAAGGGGC
The genomic region above belongs to Bradyrhizobium sediminis and contains:
- a CDS encoding DUF3830 family protein; the protein is MSQLIVRAGDFTFDARFEEQLAPKTCAAFRRAMPFESQMVHVRWSGEAVWLPLGDLDFGVGYENHTSYPAPGQIILYPGGISETEILLAYGGVHFASKMGQLAGNHFITLTSGLDRLPELGKTVLWKGAQKVRFEAA
- a CDS encoding LysR family transcriptional regulator, which translates into the protein MRLVVERGVPQEEHPKVAIGSLTDWDAARVFLEVVRCGSFRSAAERLDLSINVVRRRIDDFERQVGATLFTRDVHGTRLTDEGSLVVSAVERMEAASFDLVRAGNSVTNTLSGEVRVAVTEGLGTFWLAPRLVEFQQSFPNILVDLHCAMRSADVSRHEADIAIHLSRPAALDVKLVRLGRMHLMFFAGEKYIEKFGAPKTTEELVKHRLVMQVADEIAAKETFESWFPGYSQRDLLVMKTNVSSAHYWAVANGAGIGVFPTYGYALGGKIVPLEIPLRQPFDIWLSYHPGNGRIPRVRRMIDWLVEAFNPVRFPWFKDEFVHPCEFDAVYKGESLTHLFGGFSTDEGR
- a CDS encoding helix-turn-helix domain-containing protein, which translates into the protein MMKSAAKKMKQRSAGKPDIELGKRIRLRRVEQKISQAELGDKLGVSFQQVQKYEKGVNRVGAARLQAIATALDVPVTFFYDGDGKAREVESLLFLDSAFSLRLLRAYSKIKDQTVQRQLVSLMESIAANED
- a CDS encoding enoyl-CoA hydratase, whose product is MLDAPKTTEKSFADGKILQSVSDGVGVITFNNPEKRNAMSLDMWEGLGHALVELRDDPEVRVVIMVGAGDKAFVSGADISQFEKTRHNAEAGEEYAKKSAAQRALLADYPKPTIACIRGFCLGGGMQVAMLADIRIASDYSQFGIPAARLGIAYGYDGLKHLVSLVGPSWARLLMYTGMRIDAAEGLRIGLVDRLVSDIELWDATLEIARTISGNAPLAIQAAKITIAQVLKDESKRDMDAIKAIGNACMDSEDFREGRRAFMEKRKPQFKGR